A genomic segment from Dermatobacter hominis encodes:
- a CDS encoding phytoene/squalene synthase family protein, whose translation MSVRHVTLEESYAECRRLTKRHGTTYYWATQLLPGVSRPHVHALYGFCRYADDIVDDLGPAPVAQRSEALAAFTDRFFHDLDRGRSDDLVLRAVVHTVRAYSIDPSLFRRFVTSMEMDLSIDRYGTWEDLCTYMDGSACVIGEMMLPILEPASESAVPHARDLGLAFQLTNFLRDVGEDLDRGRIYLPQEDLERFGADPAARTVTPAWRELMRFEIDRARELYRSADLGIALLPGRSARSIRAARTLYSEILDRIERNDYDVFSVRARVPLARKLAVAGAAARPLSARPRGAVRA comes from the coding sequence ATGAGCGTCCGACACGTCACCCTGGAGGAGAGCTACGCCGAGTGCCGTCGCCTCACGAAGCGGCACGGCACGACCTACTACTGGGCGACGCAGCTCCTACCGGGGGTCAGCCGCCCCCACGTCCACGCGCTGTACGGCTTCTGCCGCTATGCGGACGACATCGTGGACGACCTCGGTCCGGCGCCCGTGGCGCAGCGCTCCGAGGCGCTGGCCGCCTTCACCGATCGGTTCTTCCACGACCTCGACCGGGGCCGGTCCGACGACCTCGTCCTCAGGGCGGTCGTGCACACCGTCCGCGCCTACTCGATCGACCCCTCACTGTTCCGACGCTTCGTCACCTCCATGGAGATGGACCTGAGCATCGATCGCTACGGGACGTGGGAGGACCTCTGCACCTACATGGACGGATCGGCGTGCGTGATCGGCGAGATGATGCTGCCGATCCTCGAACCGGCCAGCGAGTCGGCGGTCCCCCACGCCCGGGATCTCGGGTTGGCCTTCCAGCTCACGAACTTCCTGCGCGACGTCGGCGAGGACCTCGACCGGGGCCGGATCTACCTCCCGCAGGAGGACCTCGAGCGCTTCGGGGCGGACCCCGCCGCCCGCACGGTGACCCCGGCCTGGCGCGAGCTGATGCGCTTCGAGATCGACCGGGCCCGCGAGCTCTACCGCTCGGCCGACCTCGGGATCGCGCTCCTGCCCGGGAGATCGGCACGGTCGATCCGTGCCGCTCGGACGTTGTACTCCGAGATCCTCGATCGGATCGAGCGCAACGACTACGACGTCTTCTCCGTCCGCGCCCGTGTGCCGCTCGCCCGCAAGCTGGCGGTGGCGGGCGCAGCAGCTCGACCGCTCTCGGCCCGGCCGAGGGGCGCCGTCCGGGCGTGA
- the crtI gene encoding phytoene desaturase family protein codes for MRVAVVGAGLGGLAAACHLAGAGHDVTVLERDDGPGGRAGRWESGGYRFDTGPTVLTMVDIVADTFAAAGAEMDHHVALRRLDPAYRAQFADGSELRVRASRKEMTEEIRRVCGPRDAAAFGPFCDWLTELHRVEMPNFIDRNFDSPAGLLAHPLGAAQLVRLGGFGRLGRRVARHFDDDRLRRLFSFQALYAGLSPFDALALYAVITYMDTVAGVWSVEGGINAIARGLADAARRCGVQFQYGDAVVRIERTPAGRVAGVRSASGARVPADVVVANPDVPAVYRELLGSTPPLRARRGQFSPSCLLWLVGAKGHLPRGTEHHNIHFGREWEASFDELLRRGTTMSDPSILVSAPTVTHPGDAPDGGHALYVLEPVPNLDGHVDWTVERDRARDRLAARLDDLGYPTEIEQEQLVDPLDWDALGMERGTPFAMAHRFSRTGPFRAPNVDRRIPGLVLVGSGTVPGVGVPMVLLSGRLAAQRVEQAAGSR; via the coding sequence ATGAGGGTCGCGGTGGTCGGGGCGGGGCTCGGTGGGCTGGCGGCCGCGTGCCACCTCGCCGGCGCCGGCCACGACGTCACGGTGCTGGAGCGCGACGACGGACCGGGTGGCCGGGCCGGGAGGTGGGAGTCGGGCGGCTATCGCTTCGACACCGGTCCCACGGTCCTGACCATGGTCGACATCGTGGCGGACACCTTCGCGGCCGCCGGTGCCGAGATGGACCACCACGTCGCGCTGCGCCGGCTCGATCCGGCGTACCGGGCGCAGTTCGCCGATGGATCCGAGCTCCGGGTGCGCGCGTCGCGGAAGGAGATGACGGAGGAGATCCGTCGGGTCTGCGGTCCACGCGATGCCGCGGCGTTCGGCCCGTTCTGCGACTGGCTGACCGAGCTCCACCGCGTCGAGATGCCGAACTTCATCGACCGCAACTTCGATTCGCCGGCCGGCCTGCTGGCCCACCCGCTGGGGGCGGCGCAGCTCGTGCGCCTCGGTGGCTTCGGCCGACTCGGTCGACGGGTGGCCCGGCACTTCGACGACGACCGGCTGCGGCGGCTGTTCTCCTTCCAGGCCCTCTACGCGGGGCTCTCCCCGTTCGATGCGCTGGCGCTGTACGCGGTGATCACGTACATGGACACCGTCGCCGGCGTGTGGTCGGTCGAGGGTGGGATCAACGCGATCGCCCGGGGCCTGGCCGACGCGGCGCGCCGGTGCGGGGTGCAGTTCCAGTACGGCGACGCGGTCGTCCGGATCGAGCGGACGCCCGCCGGTCGGGTCGCGGGCGTCCGATCCGCATCCGGGGCGCGGGTGCCCGCGGACGTCGTGGTGGCGAACCCGGACGTCCCGGCGGTGTACCGGGAGCTGCTCGGGTCCACGCCGCCGCTGCGGGCACGACGCGGGCAGTTCTCGCCGTCGTGCCTGCTCTGGCTCGTCGGGGCGAAGGGCCATCTGCCGCGCGGGACCGAACACCACAACATCCACTTCGGACGGGAGTGGGAGGCCTCGTTCGACGAGCTGCTCCGACGGGGCACGACGATGTCGGACCCGTCGATCCTCGTCTCGGCGCCCACGGTCACGCACCCGGGCGACGCCCCCGACGGCGGCCACGCCCTCTACGTGCTCGAACCTGTGCCGAACCTCGACGGCCACGTCGACTGGACCGTCGAGCGCGACCGGGCGAGGGACCGGCTCGCGGCGCGCCTCGACGACCTCGGCTACCCGACCGAGATCGAGCAGGAGCAGCTCGTGGACCCGCTCGACTGGGACGCGCTCGGCATGGAGCGCGGCACGCCGTTCGCGATGGCGCACCGGTTCAGCCGGACCGGCCCGTTCCGCGCCCCGAACGTCGACCGGCGGATCCCGGGGCTGGTCCTCGTCGGCTCCGGCACCGTGCCGGGGGTCGGGGTGCCGATGGTGCTCCTCTCCGGGAGGCTGGCAGCGCAGCGGGTCGAACAGGCGGCCGGATCACGATGA
- a CDS encoding sterol desaturase family protein has protein sequence MGPARSLLIGVAAFLVMEPVTALLHRLLFHGPGLVLHRSHHRPNPHGWEANDAFPVVLAALTIVVMAVGTWQPGLGALVAVGAGVTAYGASYALVHDLYIHRRVSILPEHVALLEPLREAHRIHHLYGAAPYGMLAPVVPKDLRARASRTDRDPIGGGRGPHARTAPLGRAESGRAAAPATASLRASGTRARTEKTS, from the coding sequence GTGGGCCCGGCTCGCTCCCTGCTGATCGGCGTGGCCGCCTTCCTGGTCATGGAGCCCGTCACCGCGCTGCTGCACCGACTGCTCTTCCACGGTCCCGGCCTCGTCCTCCATCGCAGCCACCACCGCCCGAACCCGCACGGCTGGGAGGCGAACGACGCCTTCCCGGTCGTGCTCGCCGCCCTCACGATCGTCGTGATGGCGGTCGGGACCTGGCAGCCCGGGCTCGGTGCGCTCGTGGCGGTGGGCGCAGGGGTCACGGCGTACGGCGCCAGCTACGCGCTCGTGCACGACCTCTACATCCACCGACGCGTGTCGATCCTCCCCGAGCACGTCGCGCTCCTGGAACCGCTGCGGGAGGCCCACCGGATCCACCACCTGTACGGGGCCGCGCCCTACGGGATGCTGGCGCCGGTCGTCCCCAAGGACCTCCGCGCGCGTGCCTCGAGGACGGACCGGGACCCGATCGGGGGAGGTCGCGGACCTCACGCCCGGACGGCGCCCCTCGGCCGGGCCGAGAGCGGTCGAGCTGCTGCGCCCGCCACCGCCAGCTTGCGGGCGAGCGGCACACGGGCGCGGACGGAGAAGACGTCGTAG
- a CDS encoding polyprenyl synthetase family protein → MSPSGAELHPLSSVATLVDRHLAALLEVERGRWSSVDPDLDGLHEALTAFVLDGGKRIRPAFAYWTFLGAGGEAENPAVLDLCSGLELLHAFALLHDDVMDGSDTRRHHETAHVSAARRHRGSGWRGESRRYGEGVAILLGDLALTLADRTLDRLDRTTRSIYGDLKAELVAGQYLDLLSAARGDLDLDRSRRILVYKSARYTVERPMQLGAALAGRHEELVAAVSRVGAPLGEAFQLRDDVLGVFGSADAVGKPVGDDLREGKATMLISLAAARADEEQRAELELLGTDLDGATIERLTDVIRSTGALDLVERRIEELTDLALDELARLPVTEPARAALAELAAFVGGRRR, encoded by the coding sequence GTGTCCCCATCCGGCGCCGAACTGCATCCCCTGTCCTCCGTCGCCACCCTGGTCGACCGCCACCTCGCGGCGCTCCTCGAGGTCGAGCGCGGCCGATGGTCGTCGGTCGACCCCGACCTCGACGGCCTCCACGAGGCCCTCACCGCGTTCGTCCTCGACGGCGGCAAGCGGATCCGGCCGGCGTTCGCTTACTGGACGTTCCTCGGCGCCGGCGGCGAGGCGGAGAACCCGGCCGTGCTCGACCTCTGCAGCGGACTGGAGCTCCTCCACGCGTTCGCGCTGCTCCACGACGACGTGATGGACGGCTCCGACACCCGGCGGCACCACGAGACGGCGCACGTCAGCGCCGCTCGCCGCCACCGGGGCAGCGGCTGGCGAGGCGAGTCCCGACGCTACGGGGAGGGCGTGGCGATCCTCCTCGGTGACCTCGCCCTGACCCTCGCCGACCGCACGCTCGACCGGCTGGACCGCACGACGAGGTCGATCTACGGGGACCTGAAGGCCGAGCTCGTCGCCGGCCAGTACCTCGACCTGCTCAGCGCAGCACGCGGCGACCTCGACCTGGACCGCAGCCGTCGGATCCTCGTCTACAAGTCGGCTCGGTACACCGTCGAACGTCCGATGCAGCTCGGCGCCGCCTTGGCCGGGCGCCACGAGGAGCTCGTCGCCGCCGTCAGCAGGGTCGGCGCGCCGCTCGGCGAGGCGTTCCAGCTGCGCGACGACGTGCTGGGCGTCTTCGGGAGCGCGGACGCCGTGGGAAAGCCGGTCGGCGACGACCTCCGCGAGGGCAAGGCCACGATGCTCATCTCGTTGGCAGCGGCTCGCGCCGACGAGGAGCAGCGGGCCGAGCTCGAGCTGCTCGGCACGGACCTGGACGGCGCCACGATCGAGCGGCTGACCGACGTCATCCGCTCGACCGGCGCCCTGGACCTGGTCGAGCGCCGGATCGAGGAGCTGACGGACCTGGCGCTCGACGAGCTGGCGCGGCTGCCCGTCACCGAGCCGGCCAGGGCGGCGCTCGCCGAGCTCGCTGCGTTCGTCGGTGGTCGGCGCCGATGA
- a CDS encoding MSMEG_6728 family protein, whose product MQTFLPYADFRASAGVLDPRRLGKQRVEVIQVVRAISRPDYGWRHHPVARMWRHHPAALGAYGMAITDTWIAMGFSDTCQATIRSDLAEIGVEDIPSQEDLRASGALPPWLGDDRLHRSHRSALVRKDPDWYGPRFPDVTDDLPYFWPSD is encoded by the coding sequence ATGCAGACGTTCCTGCCCTACGCAGACTTCCGGGCCAGCGCGGGCGTGCTCGACCCGCGACGGCTCGGCAAGCAACGGGTGGAGGTGATCCAGGTGGTCCGGGCGATCAGCAGGCCCGACTACGGCTGGCGCCACCACCCCGTCGCCCGGATGTGGCGGCACCACCCGGCAGCGCTCGGTGCCTACGGCATGGCGATCACCGACACGTGGATCGCCATGGGCTTCTCGGACACCTGCCAGGCCACGATCCGGTCCGACCTCGCCGAGATCGGTGTCGAAGACATCCCCTCCCAGGAGGACCTGCGGGCGTCAGGAGCACTGCCGCCGTGGCTCGGCGACGACCGACTGCACCGGAGCCATCGATCCGCGCTCGTCCGCAAGGACCCGGACTGGTACGGGCCGCGCTTCCCCGACGTGACCGACGACCTCCCCTACTTCTGGCCGTCGGACTGA